In Gemmatimonadota bacterium, the genomic stretch GCTCCGCCGAAATAGCTGCGCTGCACTTCCTGGCTGACGATGACGGTGCCTGGAGCGCCCGGGCGTTCGGTGCCATCAAAGAGTCGCCCGCTGATCAACGGGATGCGGAGCGCGCGGAAGTAGCCATCGGAGGCGACCTGCCAGCCGACTTCGGGTGCCTGCTCACCCGCAGGCACAGGATGTTCGGGAAGTTCGAAGGAGGTGGTCCAGTTGTTTCCCGTCAGCGGCGTCACCGCAGCGGTGCCGACCGACTGCACTCCGGGAATCGCCGCGATCTCGCGGAACGCACTGGCATAGTATTGGGCGCGCGCCGGGACCGAATCGAAGCGGGCCCCGGGGATGGTGATTGGCACGGTGAGCACATGGTCGGTGAGAAATCCCGGGTTGACGCGCACGAGTGACACAAAGCTGCGCACGATCAGCCCCGCGCCCATCAGCAGTACGATGGCAAAGGCCATCTCGAACACCACCAGCGCCGCCGCGGCTCGGCGTGCACCCGTGCCACTGGAAGCTCGCGCCCCGGTCACCAGCGCCCCGGCAGCATCATCGGAGCGGATGGTGAGGGTGGAGACCACCCCGAAGACGACGGCGGCGATCAGCGTGACCCCGAGGGCGAAAGCAAGGACCCAGCCGTCCAGTCTGACGTCCGACAGCCCGGGCGCGGTGAGCGAGGCGGGAATCAGCGCAACGACGACCCGGACGCCCAGCGTTGCGAATGCGAGACCTGCCACGCCAGCGACAGCTGCCAGCACCAGGCTCTCGGCGGCCATCTGCGCGGCGAGCCGTGCCCTGCCCGCACCCAACGCGAGTCGCAGCGACATCTCCCGTCGCCGGCCGAGGGCGCGCACCAGCAACAAGTTCGCGACGTTCGCACACGCGATCAGGAGCACGGCCGCCACCGCGCCCAGGAGGAGGAGCAATGCGGGGCGGAGCGAGCCAACCAGCGACTCGCGCAGGTCCTGGGCGAAATATGTGGAACTGCGATTCGATTGCGGGAATTCGGCGGCCAGCTGGCGTGAAAGCGCGGTTAACGCGGCGGTGGCCGTCGCAGCGGTCTGGCCGGGACGGAGCCGCCCGACGGCAAAAACCCAGTCCGATTTGCGTGCGGTTGGAGCCACCAGCGGGATCGTTTGCGGAACGATGATCTCGCTCTCTGCGGTCGGGGGGAATCGCAACTCGCGCGGAGCGATCCCGACCACCTGGCGATCAATCGATCCCAGGCGGATGCTCTTGCCAATGATGTCGCGATCTCCGCCGAAGCGCTCCTGCCAGAGCTGGTAGCCCAGCATGACCACCGGCGCCGCGCCCTCGCGAGAGTCTTCCGTCGTGAGCAGTCGCCCCGCAACAGGCCGCGCGCCGAGGAGTTCGAGTAGCCCGGGACCGGCCGTCAATCCCTGCACCCGGTACGGCTCGCCCCGCCCGAAGACTGTCGCCTGCGAGTTACCATATGCCGCGAGCTTCGTGAACACCTGCTGTCGCTCCGCCAGATTGACGAAGTCGCCAATGGCGATGAACGACTTCGAAATTCCGGTGTTGATATCGCGATGGTTGAGCACCACGAGTTCGTTCGCGGCCGGGTAGGGCAGCGGACGCAACAGGACTGCCTCGACGACGGCGAAGACGGCGACATTGGCGCCGACGCCGAGCGCGAGGGTCAGGATCGCAGCGACGGTGAAGGCCGGCTCACGGAGCAGGCGACGCACGGCGTGGCGCAGGTGATAGCGGAGCATGGCAGGGCGATCCGGCGAGGGTGGTGGAAAATGAGGCGGCGGGAGGTAGAGCGAGCGGTCAGTCAGGGCGATCCAGATACAATGGGTGTATAGCGCCGAGATGCTCAGCAGTCGCCGAGCCCGAAGGCCCATGCGAGCGGCTGGCGAATGCGCGTCACGGAGTCGACGCAGGTGAGCGATCTCGAGATCGAGCCGGGCAGGCTGATACACCTGCTCGCGAACCGCGTCCGGAAGGCCGTTGCCGCGGAGGTCACGCATCCGAGAGTTCTTCGCGCCGATGCCGGGCTGCCACGGCGTCGTTGAAGGCCCGGGTAGCATTCCACGCGCGTCGACCGCGAGCGGTAATCCGATAGCGTCGCTCCATCACCGACTGGTCGCCGACCTGAAGCGACGCATACCACCCTTCCACGACGCCGTCGCGCTCGAGGCGAGCCATCAGCTGATAGAAGGCGGCCCCTGAACGGCGCACGCCGTACTCCGCAACCGCGTCGCGCACGGCGCGACCCGGCTGGTCCTCGGTGAGGAGGACGCCGAGCACCAGGAACTGCAGGTGCGAGAGCGGAGGGAGTTGCGGATCAGGCATAAGGTGACATTAGGTATGACACGCTGGCGGGCCGAAAGGTTGCGACGGTGTCCCCCTCCGGTCAGCGAATCGTCCTAAGGGTGTCGGTTTCGTTCCAGATCAGCTTCGTCACATTGGGGAGGGCAGATGTCCCGAAAAGTCTTGCCGTGCTTCGCGCTCGCTGCGCTGGTCGCAATCGTTGCAGCCCCACTCACGGCGCAGGGGAATGGCAACGGGAAGGGGTAGGGGAAAGCGCACAAAGAGAAAGTGGTGGTCGTCCGCCCGCAGGAATACCACAAGTTCCGCGACAACGATCGGCAGGTGATCTACTCTTACTACCGTGATCACCATATCACCGTGACGCCGCTCCGGCCTGAGGTGTCCCGACTCGTGGTGGTGGGGCGCCCGCTCCCGCCCGGGATCGCGAAGCGCGCTCTCGCCCGGGATGTCGTGGTGCTGATGCCGCCGCCGGCGCCACGATACAGCTACGCCCTGGTGGGGAACCGGGTAGTGCT encodes the following:
- a CDS encoding ABC transporter permease, with translation MRDLRGNGLPDAVREQVYQPARLDLEIAHLRRLRDAHSPAARMGLRARRLLSISALYTHCIWIALTDRSLYLPPPHFPPPSPDRPAMLRYHLRHAVRRLLREPAFTVAAILTLALGVGANVAVFAVVEAVLLRPLPYPAANELVVLNHRDINTGISKSFIAIGDFVNLAERQQVFTKLAAYGNSQATVFGRGEPYRVQGLTAGPGLLELLGARPVAGRLLTTEDSREGAAPVVMLGYQLWQERFGGDRDIIGKSIRLGSIDRQVVGIAPRELRFPPTAESEIIVPQTIPLVAPTARKSDWVFAVGRLRPGQTAATATAALTALSRQLAAEFPQSNRSSTYFAQDLRESLVGSLRPALLLLLGAVAAVLLIACANVANLLLVRALGRRREMSLRLALGAGRARLAAQMAAESLVLAAVAGVAGLAFATLGVRVVVALIPASLTAPGLSDVRLDGWVLAFALGVTLIAAVVFGVVSTLTIRSDDAAGALVTGARASSGTGARRAAAALVVFEMAFAIVLLMGAGLIVRSFVSLVRVNPGFLTDHVLTVPITIPGARFDSVPARAQYYASAFREIAAIPGVQSVGTAAVTPLTGNNWTTSFELPEHPVPAGEQAPEVGWQVASDGYFRALRIPLISGRLFDGTERPGAPGTVIVSQEVQRSYFGGANPVGRTVKIGGDPVLVVGVVGDIRRAGLRDAPRADIYLPFARNSARNTTLFVRTTDDPATLMPAIREILRRLEANTVLQQAQTLDAVASESIGDLRLVLWLLALFAVTALTLAAVGIYGVMSYVVRQRTREIGTRIALGASRGSIIWLVMREGGAIAAIGGASGLLLGLLATRWLGSLLYGIGSTDPIALAGATTLLTITALIACYLPARRAAGLDPARTLSSQ